In one Lynx canadensis isolate LIC74 chromosome Y, mLynCan4.pri.v2, whole genome shotgun sequence genomic region, the following are encoded:
- the LOC115508049 gene encoding ras-related protein Rab-9A, with protein MAGKSSLFKVILLGDGGVGKSSLMNRYVTNKFDTQLFHTIGVEFLNKDLEVDGHFVTMQIWDTAGQERFRSLRTPFYRGSDCCLLTFSVDDSQSFQNLSNWKKEFIYYADVKEPESFPFVILGNKIDISERQVSTEEAQAWCKDNGDYPYFETSAKDATNVAAAFEEAVRRVLATEDRSDHLIQTDTVSLHRKPKPSSSCC; from the coding sequence ATGGCAGGAAAATCGTCGCTTTTTAAAGTGATTCTCCTTGGAGATGGTGGAGTTGGGAAGAGCTCTCTGATGAACAGATATGTGACCAATAAATTTGATACCCAGCTCTTCCATACAATAGGcgtggaatttttaaataaagatttggaGGTGGATGGACATTTTGTTACCATGCAGATTTGGGACACGGCCGGTCAAGAGCGATTCAGAAGCCTGAGGACGCCGTTTTACCGAGGTTCTGACTGTTGCCTGCTCACTTTTAGTGTCGATGATTCTCAAAGCTTCCAGAACTTGAGTAACTGGAAGAAAGAATTCATCTACTACGCAGATGTGAAAGAGCCCGAAAGCTTTCCTTTTGTGATTTTGGGTAACAAGATTGACATAAGCGAACGGCAGGTGTCCACCGAGGAAGCCCAAGCCTGGTGCAAGGACAACGGCGACTATCCTTACTTTGAAACAAGTGCAAAAGATGCCACGAATGTCGCGGCAGCCTTTGAGGAAGCAGTTCGAAGAGTGCTTGCTACCGAGGATAGGTCAGACCACCTGATCCAGACCGACACCGTCAGTCTGCACCGCAAGCCCAAGCCTAGCTCGTCCTGCTGTTGA